The window tatttgccACAACTAATCGGTCTAAGGAAAAGGATGCAATCATTCGGAAAGTTGGATATTGAGGGTAGTTGTTGAAAGAGATAAATTCCCAAAAcaaaagattaaagcaaatgAAGAAGGAGGATTTGATTCTATTGATTAAACAACCTAGGATGTATATCCGAAGGACGATTGACGGTAATCACCTAGTTAACTGCATAGATATGGTCAATCGCATGCAGCCTATTCACATGCAGTCAGTTGATGTCTTGATTAGGCTAACAACTTAGGGCATGAAAACATTAGGTTCTGTGTGATCGAGGCCCAAGCCGTAGCCCAACCACTaaaccgcactcctagtggtctctagcgaggttaGATCATGCTAATTCGGATTAGGTAGGTCCTTGGTCAGGGTACTACCCATCTATGATCCTATAATTGTCAGATTCTAGACATTAGGTTCAAATCTTTCAGGCTAGTTGATTATCATCGATTATCACTCTAGCCATGGTCCTATGCCTGATAAATATAGGACATTAAGCATGCACAATCTAATCAATTGGGATTAATCCATACACTAAATCACTAATCATACATTATCAACCAATCAATCTCATCCCTATCCCAGGAGGGATGGGGGTTAGTTCATAATCGAACTCACCAAACAAtttaaacacaattcatcaacTAAAATCTCCattaatttgaataaatgaaCAGTACGAGACAATCCAAGGAGTTAGGAATATAAAACCCGATtctgtctgattctgattacaaattaGAGAGAACCTCCTCTTCCCGTCTCCAAGAAACTCAAATCAATTACAATCTAAGcaaatctaatggtgaaaactGATACAAAGAAAGAAAGGAGCAAGGAAAAGTGAAAAGAGAACTTGGAGCCCTAACAAAGAAGATgtaatgttctatttatagtctAGGCTTTGTTAGGGGTAGTTTTGGCATTTTTCAGGCCAAGATTCGTGCTTTGGAGGTAAGAAGACGCTGGGAAGTAATTACTTCCCAGcgtctcgtctcgtcgagacaagaggtgtctcggcgagacgggagggtgtctcgacgagacactgggcgtctcgtcgagacaccgcgcgatggttccctttgggaaccatcggtccgcctcgtctcgtcgagacaagctgtgtctcgacgagacgagggcctgtctcgacgagacaggcgcTGAGAGGTGGCACTTCCCTCCAGAAGTTGTCTGTTCTGGTCCTTGGGCTTCTAGAGTTTGCTCTATCGACCCTCGAATTGTCCGGACATGCTCCAAATGGCACGAGgatggttcggaaatgctcgaatagtcctaaaaacacctgaaaatagAGAAAttgccataaataatggaaattacTGATTTTAACCAAAAGCTAACAAAATGATAACAAAACTGAAGGGAAATAAAGCGAGAATGAACTAAAAAAggtctaaaaaccctatacaaatgggagctatcaaatATAAAGAGATAGAGAATGGATACACCGGAGACAGAAAACTATATTGTCcagcaaataaattaatttcacCTCAAGCATATTTCTTAGAAAAGGTTCTTCATTGAAATAATCTCTTCGAACAAAGACAAAGGGTAACTTGTATGCCAAGGCCTCACTAACAGTACCATATCCATTTTCCATTTCCAAATTAAGGATCAATATCATCTTCTTTTGTCATGAAAATGAAAAGGGTTATAGTTTTTTTACCTTGAATTTCCTGCATAAATTAATGTCACTCCAATTCTTTCATCAACATCAAGGGCCTTATCTCTATCATTACTCCATAAAAGAGCTGTAGCAGAGGAGGTGAATACTACTTTGTATATTGTATCTGTTTGTCCACATGCTTCTAACACATTATGTGCTGCTCTTATTTCTACATCTGCCATCATTTCCTGCAATAAAAAATAGCATATCTTCAACAACAAAGAAACTAGTAATTCAATTTCATAGCACAAGAAACTAAGAATGAACATACATCATAGGTGGGCTGATCTGATGGAGGTTCAAAGGAATAGAACAAGCCACAACATCCCTTTAATGCATTCATTATGCTTTGGAAATCAAATGGGTCTGAATAGAATACTTTTAAATTCTTCCTCTCTTCAAAATAATTCAATTTATCTGTACACACAAATTAACCATCATCTAATTATAATTTCAAACACAAATTAAACCCTAATTCTTAAATAGGGGAATTGTGTTTCTTATGAAGATTCATGCTTTTTGAATTGGGTATTCTAGggcaaaggaaagaaaaattgaaatgaaaacGGGAAAGGGGAAAGAGAGCATACCATGATTTTGGACATAAGCATGCACGCGACGGCCCTGCTTCGTGAGACTGCTGAGTCGTTGTATTACTTGGCTGTTATAAATATGATTCCAAGCCACTGGATCATTAAAAAGGAAATTAGGGACATTGGTTATTGGACCGTCAAAAGGATTAAATGAAGCAGCAGGATCGTTCGTGGAAGATAAATTAGCAAGAGTAGGATTAGAATCATTCATGATACCGAAATAATCATAGTTATTGGAACTATCATATGGACCTAGAGGATCGGAGTCCCCCATGCTTGACAGAGAAAGAGTTCAAGTTTAGTAGTTTTAGTTTAAATGGACATGAAGGGCTCTCAAGCACCATTACCAGATAAGTCCAGTTGCTAAATGCGatgtcatttttaatttttgactCGGACATTTCATCGAACAGATTGCGGGCAGCATTCTTCGCCCAAAAATCAAACGAAAGAAAAAACTTAACAAGAGATATATCAAATCTTACCGCGTTCCAAAGCAAGGAAGGGAAGATTTCTCGATTGCACCATGCCAGGGAGGGTCTGTATAAACATGATCCTATCAACAAAACAAGAATTAAGAGACATAGCAATTCAATTAAAATGACAAGCGAAACAGAGTTAAAAATTTTGCGTGTTGCCATGTACAGCGCTGGATAAAATCCTTGAACTCGATGAGAAGAAGAATGGAGAAGAGAATTAATCCTTGACCTAGTCGGAGGTGGAAAAGGCAGCCATAGAAGGGAGCTGAGTTTCCATCTTGTGAACAGTAGAGGAGGGAGATGGGAGGCGGCTGCAAATAAGTACATTaaccctaaaatccaaattttataCTAACACTATTTGCATCGCGTTTTATaaacggccgatgcaaataatgcATTTATTTGCATCGGTACTTCttaaggggccgatgcaaatagtTCAATTgctatttgcatcggcccttttaaaaggaccgatgcaaataatacGTTTATTTGCATCAGTCCTTATTAAGGGCTGATGCAAATACTAAATTACATGACATTTGCATCGGTCCCAAATAAAGGGTCGATGCAAATGAACCTTTTGCATCACGTTTtgtaagggccgatgcaaatgcgtCGATGCAAATGGTCATTTTTCCACTGGTGAAGTCTCATATTTTACAGAGAGTTTCTTAacatatatatgaaaatagtttattctttatatctttccaaattcgaacaatatcaagatGAAAAATATGTTCCAAGATGACTGAAAACAGTACCCTATATTTCTGTTTAGgacacttgatacatatctttcctttagacagcctaaaaccaatttaaacaacaccaaaactcaatcATAACTTATCCATAATAAATCCTATCATCATACTTAGgtatttcaaattctcaaactcatagaaaagaTACTAAAACATcatactaaccttcaatttgtgtctatcacctagtatgcttcctaacttgacttgtttggcttgaaaatggaagaaattggaagatttttctttggagaggtttagggtatgaaATATGAAGGTTTGCTGAAGATATGGTCGAAATTTTGGCTGAGAATGATAAGGAATGAGTCATATGCACCTTTTTGAGAATGATAAGGAATGAGTCATATGCACCTTTTTGCATcaaagaggcatactttgtcttaATTGAGTGACACCTCATGCTTAATGAGGTGCTTACTTACCAAACTTCATTTCCAGCCCTCCATAAGTCTAATGTAATCAATTAAGGTCATATTTATCTCCAACTTtaatgaacaactattgtgtgaaactttatatctattcgtaccaaaatgcataaaaaaaatcaatccatatgagttagataaacccaaattaaaaaaaaaatcagtggaCTTCACCAGGTTctgaatttgaaaaattaatataactCTAAATAAACCTAagaattgagttcatataaagccaaaaatccaaattttagttagagttaacaatcgaaacgattacacctagcaacatatactaaaaaagaacgcaaatatacaaaatctttattttagtcattttgaaaaaaaaacaaataaaaaataaaacatagatAATGTAGCGAGGCGTGTGAAACAACaaaattgagaacaaaataactactacatttgaaaaaaaacgaataattaccttcggaACATTAACGATTTCCTATAATTGTTGAGACATTTGCTTTTCCCGATTTCAGTTGTCAATGTCTCTTCTATTTccatcagatttcttcaattggaaaTATCAAAGTCTAATTTCTCtcaattcttgaagaaaatgctattaaTATAGTTTATCAATAGAAACCGCtcctaaataaatctgaatctcttaatgaacaacaacaacaacaaaaacaacaaagccttagtcccgaaatgattcggggtcggctaacatgaaccatcatataaaaccgtgaaaatcaagtcgtgtcagcgacacagattcgctccctccactccgtcctatccactaccatattttcctcaattcccaataaactcatatcactctcgatcaccctcctccaagtttgcttaggtcttcccctacccctcaccactacatccctttgccacacttcggttctcctaaccggcgcatcaagcgctctacgtctcacatggccaaaccaccttagtcggttttctctcattttattcttaatagatgtgacccctacttttgtcctaattatttcattacgcacccggtcctttctcgtgtgaccacacatccatctcaacatacgcatctccgccaccgacatcttatggatgtggcagtgtttcactgcccaacactccgtaccatataacaatgctggtctaattgccgtccggtagaattttcccttcaatctattaggcatgccgggatcacaaaggaaacacgtagcactcttccacttcgaccaaccagctttaatcctatgagcaacatctccatctacttctccatccgtttggataatagatcctaaataccggaagcaatccgaggcctgaacaactctcccatctagggtgattgtccatgcctccctactcctacggccgctaaacttacactccaaatattctgtcttacttcgactcaacttaaagcctctagattctagagtttgcctccatagttccaacttcatctccactccttctttcgtctcatcaaccaacacaatatcatctgcaaatagcatgcaccatggtataccatcttgaagtgaacttgttagttcatccataacgatggcaaaaagaaatgggcttagtgcggaaccttgatgcactccaatcgtaataggaaactcttcagtcttcccaacactagtacgtacacttgtgcatactccctcatacatgtcctttatgatgtcaatatatttccgcgaaatgcctttccttatcaaggcccaccaaagtacttcccttggtaccttatcatatgctttctccaagtcaatgaaaaccatatgcaagtctttcttcttatttcgatagtgctccattaattgtctcattagatggatggcttccatagttgatcttcccggcataaagccaaactggttttccgagatcttcaccgtcctccttagcctttgttcaatcactcgctcccaaagtttcatagtgtgactcattaatttgattccccgatagttggcacaatcttggacatcgcctttgttcttatacaaagggattaaggtacttttcctccattctgatggcatcttattgtttctccaaattttgttgaagaacatcgtcaaccattcgattcctctttctcccaaacatctccaaatctcaatagggatgccatcaggtcctactgctttcttcaacttcatcttacttaatgccattttgacttcacccttttgaattctccgcaggcattcatgatttatcatatcgtgatggatacttatatctccaacatcttgttggcgatctccattaaataagtcatcaaaataggacctccatcgttccttgatatccttatctccaactaggactttctggtccacatccttcacacatttaacttttccgagatctcgcgtcttcctatctctcatcccgATTCACCAATCTTATATCTCCATTAAAtgaagtaaaaataaaattataagactatattatttgaagtaagaacaaaattatagatTATATAATAAGAGTGTGAAGGAAAAAAACTAATACATATCAAAATTAAAGGTCGATGACGACTTTGATTTTCGATggtcaatgaatataatggtgaaaTACTATTTATCATACTTTATATATACgtttatttgtgatttttggatttccttcactttgtgttttttcatcttgctttaactcttactttcttttattacgtTAATTAATGGGTTAGTGattgacaataaataatatgttaatatagagtattattttattctttttgctCTTAGGGTGCCAACTCATCCAAAAAGCCTctaaaatattttttctaaatTCTCTATACTTCCGCTATTAGATACAGTATAGATAATAAAAGTAGAGGGAAATGAACAAAAacagttttaaatatatttttaataagttgtCAAATGTCACGACCCGAACCTagccatgaccggcgcataaattaagatTACCTCAACCTATGCTAGCCTCgaatttaatttcaaataataCTGATCTAACTAATAAAGCATTCTAACATGATGATACAACTTAAACTGTAAAGAAATATATACCACAAAATATTCGAAAGTCTCCAATCTGTACAATAACAATGTCTAGCTAAAAATATCATCCTTCAATATCGAACCCAAATGTCTGCCCAGCTATAGAGAtcttaatctgaaaaatataaaatcaacgtggtatgagatttccgTCTATGCGAGCGAAAATCTCAGTGAGTGATAATCATAGCACAACAGACGGGGAACAGGCAGATATGCAGATaagtttcaaatttgttttCAGAATTTATCAAACATGATGGTGCagagaaattaattaatattgcGATATTTACTAAAATCAAGTAAAccgaataatattaataaatcacAGAAATTATCAAAACCACGGTACAGTAACATCAGAGTGATGATATTCCACATCACCAAAGGCCAGATAACAGAAACAGATGGTAGCGCTACCAGATTCAGATACAGAATGTCTTCACCgaccttatgcatgattctaaaaCAACCGACACAAAGACAAACACGTACACAGataaaacaataacaaataATGCAAGCCTAATATGAAGGTCAGTGAGACATgaaaacagatacagataatacTAAGCACATGTACCGGTTTCAAAATGTATAGTTTATATctcataatatttttcaaataacttaaatatCCAGACGACATAATTCgaataaaatttcagattttcaATACCAACGGTAACAGATAAATCAATCGATTAACAGAATTAAATATAATCTCAGAGAATTTTTACTTCCAAATAAGATAAATGATATCAGACAAACTAATATATCAAGGGCCTGTTCCCAGAAGCCTATGCTTTAATGCAGagaatatttgacaaataaatTTAAGCTCAAGAAAGTGTTTTATCATCCAACTAAGCACTATTTTgaacaaataacatttttaaAAAAGTTCATCAGAACTGTCTTAAAGGAACGAAAATAtgagataaatttaaaaatcggATCGAACTATTTTTATCAAacttttaatattaattatcaaAGGACCggatgatattttaaacaaaatatttttatcaaacgGATTTCATGCCagagatttcaaaatcaaacaaatagtgtcatgaaccataattaccactcacctcgaACTCCGAATAATAGCCAAATCCAAATCTTAGCTATCAATTCTCCAAATCCATCTGAACATCGTCAAATTTCCTATTCGATCAACATATTCAACTAAATTACTCCAAAATTATCTCTAATATACTTAATCGAATTTCATACTATCGAACATcgaatcaaattaaaatattgGGAAACTGAATGAATTTTAGTTTATTAGGATCCATATGTATTAAATGCTGAAGCTTgactttcttaaaaaaaacatagtaaataaaaaaaatctattacagaaaagaaaacaaagcttcaatatatatatatatattgaaatatGAACATTTGGTAAAAGCAAACAGCATAAGGAACTATATGAATTAAATTCTAAAAGGTACAGCACATGTTTCTACAAGAAGAGAAACCTAGAAAAAAATCAATTTGATTTCTTTAATAAACCCAATCATGAGTCTGGTAAAACTAATTATCAAAAGAGACAAAACATTTTAACAAACAAAAACCAATAAGAAAACTTACTTCAATCTATGGCAGCACACACAAAGAAGAAAATCCAAATTGGGAGCTTTTACTTGAAAGATGaatcatgaaaataaaaatagaagaacTTAGAGCGGCGGCACCTTCTCCCCATATAAAACAAAGTCGTAACTCAACATATTatctatctatttatttattattttttttaggtttTGGATAGATTTTTTTCTTGAAACCAGGTTTTGGATAGATTATTATCTATATGTTAAAAATAACTAAATAGATGAAATTGTAATATTAATACTGATCAAATTcgataaaaatatatatgaaaaaaaattaaatatatttttttttcaaaagaggATAAGTATGAAAATTATTAATTCAAATTCAAAAATTTACTCccagaaaaattaaaaaagtttgcaaaaattgAGGATATTACATCAAATTAGTAGGAAAGGAAAATTGAGAAGCAATTACAATGTATAATCTATATCtatttatactatatataatagcggaagcatatagaatttagaagaagtgttttagagactTTTTCGATGAGTTGAGACCCTAAGAGTAAAGAGAATAtattaacacattatttattgtcaattactatcccattaactttatataatttacatacaatgatataaatatttttttaaataatttaaatttacaaatgGTAAATAAGATTATCTCTAATGAGAGGTTGTAATTTGAAGGTGCCATTTGGGATAATTTACAAACACAAGTTACAAACCATTAGAGAGTTACTTTAGAATTTTATGGGATAAGAAAaagattttaattaataattaaggaCCCATGCAACATTTTtccatcaaaaataaaaaacaatattgGATTTTGCCCCAAAATGGGGCTTAAAATGGAATATTAACCCAATAAAGTGTCCGGTTAAACTTTATGCCCACTGTGGGGCTGGTTTAACCGGGAGCGAAACCGGAAGCCAGTCTTCCGGTTTCGTTTTGCAAAGAAACCGGAAGGCTAGCTTCCGGtttctgatttttttaattttttttttaataaaaaatagagaCCGGAAGGTAACCCTTCCGGTCTCTAAGCCCTTTGGGCAGAGTGTGGATAAGACCACACTCTGCCCATATTCCACCGAATATATTCGGTGGAAAAGGGCTGTTTTCTTCACTGCTCCCATGATGGGAGCAGTGAAGAAACTATACATTCACCCCGTGAATGTATAGGGGTGAATGtatagattttatttttttatatattaactcTTTCTTTCCCTcccatttcaaaaaaaaaaccctctaTTAAACTCTTTCTTTCCCtcatctttcaaaaaaaaaaccctctaTTAAACTCTTTCTTTCCCtcatctttcaaaaaaaaaaccctctaTTAAACTCTTTCTTTCCCTCATCTTTCAACCCCTCATTTCTATTTACAATCTTCTCTCCTTATAATCTTCTTCtatttcctttcttcttcttattcccccttaaatattttattttctctttcacCCTATTTGAAGAGTTCCAACAAATTAAAGGTATGTTTAAGcactctaattttttttatatgtaattagtATTAATACAttggttattttctatatattgactttactttattttttttttccattttggtgcataatagaagaaatctactaaataaaaaaaaaggtatgtaattatttatgtatttcatATGTTAATATTGGAAATTAAATGAAAAATCTATAAATGTGTTAGAGAAATGtgtaaaaaaatttatgtttaatattagatatatatgttataaatatgtTAAATGTTTGAAATAGGTTAGAAATATGATAAAATGTGAACATTATGTTAGATGTGTTATATGATAGAAATGTATGATTTATGATAAATGtttgaattattttaattttttttaaatgttagaaTTATATTATATGTTAGAAAATGTAAGAATTATGTTAAATGTTAGAAATATTAGAAATGTCCGAAATATTGGAATTTGTTTAAATGGTAGAATTATGTTAAATTTTAGAAACGTTAGAAATATTAGTAATATGTTTGATGTTAGAAATAAGAGTAATATGTTTGAGGTTAGTAATATTGAGATAATATTTATCTACTTGTTAGAATTATGTTAATATGTTAAATGTTAGAAAGAGTAATATGTTTGAtgttagaaatattttttttatatgtaattagtattaataaattggttattttctatatttttacttaataataatactatctttattttttttttccatggtGGTGCATAATAGAAGAATTCTTCTATAGAAAAAAAAGGTATGTAATTATCTATTTATTTGAAgtgatatatattaattatgttaatattggagattaaaataattaaatgaaaatactataaatatgttaaagaaatgtgtaaaaaaaattatgttaaatattagatatatatgttataaatatgtTAAATGTTTACGAATTATGTTAAATGTTAGAAAGACGATAAAATGTACGAATTATGATAAATGTTAGAATTATGTTAAATGTTAGAAATATTGGAATTTGTTTAAATGCGAATTTTGTTTGTAGAAGTAGGAATTATGAATTAAAATAGAAGTAGTAAATATGAACTACTTTAATAAGAATTTTGTAGGGtaaaaaatgtttaattaatatataggaCTTAAAATGTAAATTGTTGGAAAACAAGTAGAGTTTAAAAATGTATATAGAAGTTGTAACTATGAACTAAAATAAgaattttgtatatataattattaagggtaattaatttattagtccctatattttgataaaacacactgtttagtccctgtattttcaaaaacacatggtaatgttcctaacctttttctcagtgaactgtttagtccttctgtctgtttgttagattttttaccgtttatgacttcagaaatgacgaaattaccctttactatttaccttcaaacttcagaagaggaaatccaatttagaagaagaagctatttgtatggagaacaagaaaaagaacatacccaatgcttacgaatttgaacgattaagaagaaaatcaataaaaagaacactcaaagttgatttcagatgcattaga is drawn from Euphorbia lathyris chromosome 9, ddEupLath1.1, whole genome shotgun sequence and contains these coding sequences:
- the LOC136206288 gene encoding cinnamoyl-CoA reductase 2-like isoform X1, yielding MYLFAAASHLPPLLFTRWKLSSLLWLPFPPPTRSRINSLLHSSSHRVQGFYPALIMFIQTLPGMVQSRNLPFLALERVAWNHIYNSQVIQRLSSLTKQGRRVHAYVQNHDKLNYFEERKNLKVFYSDPFDFQSIMNALKGCCGLFYSFEPPSDQPTYDEMMADVEIRAAHNVLEACGQTDTIYKVVFTSSATALLWSNDRDKALDVDERIGVTLIYAGNSRCF
- the LOC136206288 gene encoding cinnamoyl-CoA reductase 1-like isoform X2 encodes the protein MVQSRNLPFLALERVAWNHIYNSQVIQRLSSLTKQGRRVHAYVQNHDKLNYFEERKNLKVFYSDPFDFQSIMNALKGCCGLFYSFEPPSDQPTYDEMMADVEIRAAHNVLEACGQTDTIYKVVFTSSATALLWSNDRDKALDVDERIGVTLIYAGNSRCF